In Deltaproteobacteria bacterium, the following are encoded in one genomic region:
- a CDS encoding SDR family oxidoreductase, with product MPDYGIKDKVAVVTGAAGNGLGRADVIALSACGCKTAVLDIAPCDETIKIIADKGGIAKGYTCDISKTDQVTETVKKINQELGPVGILINNASILTTVGMFGDIPVDRWNRDIEVNTIGTANITRAVWPQMIQQKWGRIIMMSSIAGTSGGLGQTSYSTTKASVIGLGKSLALEGAHAGITVNIIAPGVIETGIVGFIREDMRDRMKKATPLRRFGRPEEIADTIAFLCSQQARYITGQVIGVDGGMGLFVF from the coding sequence ATGCCCGACTATGGAATCAAAGACAAAGTGGCCGTTGTCACCGGAGCCGCCGGCAATGGCCTTGGGCGGGCCGATGTCATCGCCCTGTCCGCCTGCGGATGTAAAACAGCCGTTCTCGATATCGCCCCTTGTGACGAAACCATCAAAATAATTGCGGACAAGGGGGGTATCGCCAAGGGTTATACGTGTGATATTTCAAAAACGGATCAAGTCACCGAAACGGTGAAGAAAATCAATCAGGAACTGGGACCGGTGGGCATCCTCATTAATAACGCCTCCATCCTTACCACCGTCGGGATGTTCGGTGATATTCCGGTGGACCGCTGGAATCGCGATATCGAAGTCAACACTATCGGCACCGCCAACATCACCCGCGCCGTCTGGCCGCAGATGATCCAGCAAAAATGGGGGCGGATTATTATGATGTCCTCTATTGCCGGCACCAGCGGCGGTTTGGGGCAGACGAGTTATTCGACAACCAAGGCCTCGGTGATTGGCCTTGGCAAGTCGCTTGCCCTCGAAGGGGCCCATGCGGGCATCACGGTGAACATCATCGCGCCGGGGGTGATTGAAACGGGCATCGTCGGCTTTATCCGGGAGGACATGCGCGACCGGATGAAAAAGGCGACCCCCTTGCGCCGCTTTGGCCGGCCGGAGGAAATCGCCGACACAATCGCGTTTTTATGTTCGCAACAGGCGCGCTACATCACCGGACAGGTGATCGGCGTGGATGGGGGGATGGGGCTGTTTGTGTTTTGA
- a CDS encoding marine proteobacterial sortase target protein — protein sequence MNFKKIFRTLLSSLPLGAVLLSASVTALASDLHSEITQGVMRALGQEGKPVADLPLKHTKVSAKIAGFISEVTVTQTFQNPSKDPIEAIYVFPLPQNAAVGEMFMKIGDRTIHGQIKLREEARKIYEEAKNQGKIASLLDQERPNIFTQSVANIMPGHEIEVTLKYVEVLVYEKGSYEFMFPMVVGPRFIPGEPVSKSSRGWADDTDLVPDASRITPPYLKPKTRSGHDIEVSVAIDAGVPLQDVSSETHQIKVDSKQGSKAVVTLRPFDSIPNKDFVLRYGVAGDSVETGFLTHREKGKDGFFTLIVPPVKEIPDTQVTPKEMVFVVDTSGSMSGEPIAKAKEAMRYALRHMNQNDTFKIILFNSDVKELSTKPLLNSSDNVQKGLAFIDQIQAGGGTLMMEGVNAALGFGRDPSRLRIVLFMTDGYIGNESQIFAAIQDQRNDARVFSFGVGSSVNRYLLEEMARVGRGAVTYVTLNEETKGAVAKFYERISKPFLTGLSIETVGANGRSPLLKDIYPEKIPDLFSAQPVVVHGRFSGDGAGTITLKGKLGGKPWQKEVPVALPDEQNENSSIASVWARTRIADLSRENYGGEKSNVVQKITNLALEYHLMSQYTSFVAVEEKIVNENGKVTTVQVPIEMPQGVSYQGVFGEKDDGDTGGYGVLNNVAPAPMEAKSKKYVRQEAGVDKERATSSQTSVPPNGDKERATSSQTSVPPNGVKTDSFSYQAGSPVTLQITFTNTAGKELEVELSPRGVELEVIGPVGLRLQANGQKGTLAKIGAGETKTFEIDLAKFFNLKTPGIYVVKVKKVGSIVVTVKAVTFRVE from the coding sequence ATGAATTTCAAAAAAATTTTTAGAACCCTTTTGTCTTCTCTGCCGTTGGGGGCGGTCCTTTTGTCCGCGTCTGTCACAGCCCTGGCCTCAGACCTTCATTCCGAAATCACCCAGGGGGTCATGCGCGCCTTGGGGCAGGAGGGAAAACCGGTGGCCGACCTCCCACTCAAACATACAAAGGTCTCCGCAAAAATCGCCGGATTTATTTCTGAAGTGACGGTCACCCAAACCTTCCAAAATCCATCCAAAGATCCGATCGAGGCAATCTATGTCTTTCCCCTTCCCCAAAATGCCGCCGTGGGCGAGATGTTCATGAAAATCGGCGACCGGACTATTCACGGCCAGATCAAACTCCGCGAGGAGGCGCGCAAAATATATGAAGAGGCGAAAAATCAGGGAAAGATCGCATCGCTGTTGGATCAGGAGCGGCCGAATATTTTCACCCAGTCGGTGGCCAACATCATGCCGGGGCACGAAATCGAGGTGACGCTGAAGTATGTCGAAGTTTTGGTTTACGAGAAGGGGAGTTATGAATTTATGTTTCCCATGGTCGTGGGGCCGCGATTTATTCCGGGCGAGCCGGTTTCCAAATCCAGCCGGGGATGGGCGGATGATACCGATCTGGTGCCCGATGCCTCGCGTATCACTCCGCCATATCTGAAACCGAAAACCCGCTCCGGTCATGATATTGAAGTCTCGGTTGCGATCGACGCCGGTGTTCCCCTCCAGGATGTTTCTTCGGAGACGCATCAAATCAAGGTCGACAGCAAGCAGGGTTCCAAAGCAGTCGTGACACTCCGGCCGTTCGATTCCATCCCGAACAAGGATTTTGTCCTCCGCTATGGTGTCGCTGGCGACTCCGTTGAAACAGGGTTTTTAACCCATCGCGAAAAGGGGAAGGATGGATTTTTCACATTGATTGTCCCGCCGGTCAAAGAAATTCCCGACACACAAGTAACCCCCAAAGAGATGGTTTTTGTCGTCGATACCTCCGGCTCGATGAGCGGCGAGCCGATTGCCAAGGCAAAAGAGGCGATGCGCTATGCCTTGAGGCATATGAATCAAAACGACACGTTCAAGATCATTCTCTTCAATTCGGACGTGAAGGAACTTTCCACCAAGCCGTTGTTGAATAGTTCGGACAATGTGCAGAAGGGGTTGGCCTTTATCGACCAGATTCAGGCGGGGGGCGGCACCTTAATGATGGAAGGGGTGAACGCCGCGCTTGGGTTTGGGCGCGATCCATCGCGTCTGCGGATTGTCCTTTTTATGACCGACGGCTACATCGGCAATGAGTCGCAAATTTTTGCCGCGATTCAAGACCAGAGAAACGACGCCCGCGTCTTCTCGTTTGGGGTGGGGTCCTCGGTCAACCGGTATCTTTTGGAGGAGATGGCCCGCGTCGGCCGGGGGGCGGTCACGTATGTAACATTGAATGAAGAGACCAAAGGGGCGGTGGCGAAGTTCTATGAAAGAATCTCCAAGCCGTTTCTGACCGGTTTGTCGATTGAAACTGTAGGGGCGAACGGCCGTTCGCCCTTACTAAAAGACATCTATCCCGAAAAAATTCCCGATCTCTTCTCGGCCCAGCCGGTGGTGGTTCATGGACGTTTTTCCGGCGACGGCGCAGGCACGATTACACTGAAAGGGAAACTTGGCGGCAAACCGTGGCAAAAAGAAGTGCCGGTGGCACTTCCCGATGAGCAGAATGAAAATTCGAGTATCGCGTCGGTCTGGGCGCGGACGCGGATTGCCGATCTATCGCGGGAGAATTACGGCGGCGAAAAATCGAATGTCGTCCAAAAAATCACCAACCTCGCGCTGGAATATCATCTGATGAGCCAATATACGTCATTTGTGGCGGTGGAAGAAAAGATCGTCAACGAAAATGGAAAGGTCACAACGGTGCAGGTGCCGATCGAGATGCCGCAGGGGGTTTCTTACCAGGGGGTGTTTGGTGAAAAGGACGATGGGGACACCGGTGGGTATGGCGTCCTTAACAACGTCGCTCCGGCTCCCATGGAGGCCAAGTCCAAAAAGTATGTTCGCCAAGAAGCCGGAGTCGACAAGGAGCGGGCAACAAGCAGTCAGACTTCGGTGCCCCCCAACGGCGACAAGGAGCGGGCAACAAGCAGTCAGACTTCGGTGCCCCCCAACGGCGTCAAGACCGACTCCTTCTCTTATCAGGCAGGTTCTCCTGTGACCCTCCAAATCACCTTCACCAACACCGCGGGCAAGGAGCTCGAAGTCGAGTTGTCCCCCCGCGGTGTTGAGCTGGAGGTGATCGGTCCGGTAGGCCTGCGTCTGCAGGCGAATGGTCAGAAAGGGACTCTTGCGAAGATTGGTGCGGGCGAGACAAAAACCTTTGAGATCGATCTGGCGAAATTCTTCAATCTCAAGACACCCGGCATCTATGTCGTGAAGGTGAAAAAAGTGGGAAGTATTGTGGTGACTGTGAAGGCGGTGACATTTCGGGTCGAGTAA
- a CDS encoding acyl-CoA-binding protein, with protein sequence MAIEDQFKQALEKLKTLPAQPNDVMLDLYSLYKQSTVGDVSGKKPGMFDIVAKAKYEAWEKRKGLTKDQAMQAYAALVDELAKKV encoded by the coding sequence ATGGCTATCGAAGATCAATTCAAACAGGCATTGGAAAAGCTTAAAACCCTGCCGGCGCAACCCAACGACGTCATGCTCGATCTCTACAGCCTCTACAAGCAATCCACCGTCGGCGACGTCTCCGGAAAAAAACCGGGGATGTTCGACATCGTGGCCAAGGCGAAATACGAGGCGTGGGAGAAGCGGAAAGGGTTGACCAAGGATCAGGCGATGCAGGCCTATGCGGCGCTGGTGGACGAACTGGCAAAGAAGGTCTGA